From a region of the Actinomadura luzonensis genome:
- a CDS encoding DUF6504 family protein produces the protein MSRLYGDPIEVWTRDGEPIQFVWRDRLHLVRRVLDHWVVAREWWKTNEGDPGERQFWRVEAGPGREVGSYELRYDTASNGWLLLRAWD, from the coding sequence TTGAGCAGACTCTATGGCGATCCGATAGAGGTGTGGACGAGGGACGGGGAGCCCATCCAGTTCGTCTGGCGCGACCGGCTCCACCTCGTCCGCCGCGTCCTCGACCACTGGGTGGTCGCGCGCGAGTGGTGGAAGACGAACGAGGGCGATCCGGGCGAACGCCAGTTCTGGCGCGTGGAGGCCGGGCCCGGCCGCGAGGTGGGCTCGTACGAGCTGCGCTACGACACCGCCAGCAACGGCTGGCTGCTGCTGAGGGCGTGGGACTGA
- a CDS encoding GntR family transcriptional regulator, with protein sequence MVARYELIADDLREGILSGAHPVGSQLPSEAELAERYGAARGTVRQAVAVLVAEGLVGSRQGARRIVLGAARSQSFAELHSFAQWARAGGHRFGGQVVGQRRRPASAAESARLGGEEVLEVLRLRTLEGEPVLVERTVYAGWVAPAVEALPADCESVTEALYEAVGLVFAYGEHLIDAVAAGAQDARLLGVRRGSPLLRQRRVTTTHEGRPVESSDDRYRAGSVAFSIRNSIGANPLVRQALDLRSAAGEHMFDS encoded by the coding sequence GTGGTTGCGCGCTATGAACTGATTGCCGATGACCTGCGGGAGGGCATCCTCTCCGGCGCGCACCCGGTCGGCTCCCAGCTCCCGAGCGAGGCCGAGCTGGCCGAGCGGTACGGCGCGGCGCGCGGCACCGTGCGCCAGGCGGTGGCCGTGCTGGTCGCCGAGGGGCTGGTGGGCTCGCGGCAGGGCGCCAGGCGGATCGTGCTCGGCGCGGCGCGCAGCCAGAGCTTCGCCGAGCTGCACAGCTTCGCGCAGTGGGCGCGCGCCGGCGGCCACCGCTTCGGCGGCCAAGTGGTCGGGCAGCGCCGCCGCCCGGCGAGCGCCGCCGAGTCGGCCCGGCTGGGCGGGGAGGAGGTGCTGGAGGTGCTGCGGCTGCGCACGCTGGAGGGCGAGCCGGTGCTCGTCGAGCGGACGGTGTACGCCGGATGGGTGGCCCCGGCCGTCGAGGCGCTGCCCGCCGACTGCGAGTCGGTCACCGAGGCCCTGTACGAGGCCGTCGGGCTCGTCTTCGCCTACGGCGAGCACCTGATCGACGCGGTCGCCGCCGGCGCCCAGGACGCCCGCCTGCTGGGCGTGCGCCGGGGCAGCCCGCTGCTGCGCCAGCGCCGCGTCACGACGACCCACGAGGGCCGCCCGGTGGAGTCCTCCGACGACCGTTACCGCGCAGGCAGCGTGGCCTTCAGCATCCGCAACTCGATCGGCGCGAACCCGCTCGTGCGGCAGGCGCTCGACTTGCGTTCCGCGGCCGGAGAACATATGTTCGATTCATAG
- a CDS encoding ABC transporter substrate-binding protein, giving the protein MTTAVTAACGAAPGTRQTTQASQGGANAATATSAADLGGLDKLVEAAKKEGTLHVIALPPDWANYGEIIEKFQAKYGIKIESETPDAASADEINAVKTRKGQDRAPDVLDLGQSFAISGAAEGLFAPYKVQAFGKIPEGQKEATGLWVNDYGGYVSIGCDAKKITTCPTSFKDLLKPEYKGKVAMNGNPTKAGSAFAGVYAAALASGGSFDDIQPGIDFFKKLKDAGNYNPVETTPATIEKGETQISIDWDYNNAAYAPQMADKGIDWKVNVPSDGRYFQMYAQAINKDAPHPAAARLWQEYLYSAEGQNLFLKGFARPVLLPAMTADGTVDQALAGKLPQVEGEPTFPTSQQVDAAKAKLASGWDAAISG; this is encoded by the coding sequence GTGACCACGGCAGTAACCGCGGCGTGCGGCGCCGCCCCCGGCACCCGGCAGACCACCCAGGCGTCGCAGGGCGGGGCGAACGCCGCCACCGCCACCTCCGCCGCCGACCTCGGCGGGCTGGACAAGCTCGTCGAGGCCGCGAAGAAGGAAGGCACCCTGCACGTCATCGCCCTGCCGCCGGACTGGGCGAACTACGGCGAGATCATCGAGAAGTTCCAGGCCAAGTACGGCATCAAGATCGAGAGCGAGACCCCCGACGCGGCCAGCGCCGACGAGATCAACGCCGTCAAGACCCGCAAGGGCCAGGACCGCGCCCCCGACGTGCTCGACCTCGGCCAGTCGTTCGCGATCAGCGGCGCGGCCGAGGGGCTGTTCGCGCCGTACAAGGTGCAGGCGTTCGGCAAGATCCCCGAGGGCCAGAAGGAGGCCACCGGCCTCTGGGTCAACGACTACGGCGGCTACGTGTCGATCGGCTGCGACGCCAAGAAGATCACCACCTGCCCCACGAGCTTCAAGGACCTGCTCAAGCCCGAGTACAAGGGCAAGGTCGCGATGAACGGCAACCCGACCAAGGCCGGCTCGGCCTTCGCCGGCGTGTACGCCGCCGCGCTCGCGAGCGGCGGCTCCTTCGACGACATCCAGCCCGGCATCGACTTCTTCAAGAAGCTCAAGGACGCCGGCAACTACAACCCGGTCGAGACCACCCCCGCCACCATCGAGAAGGGCGAGACCCAGATCAGCATCGACTGGGACTACAACAACGCCGCCTACGCCCCCCAGATGGCCGACAAGGGCATCGACTGGAAGGTGAACGTGCCCTCCGACGGCAGGTACTTCCAGATGTACGCCCAGGCGATCAACAAGGACGCCCCGCACCCGGCCGCCGCCCGCCTCTGGCAGGAGTACCTCTACAGCGCCGAGGGCCAGAACCTGTTCCTCAAGGGCTTCGCCCGTCCCGTGCTGCTGCCCGCCATGACCGCCGACGGCACCGTGGACCAGGCCCTCGCCGGCAAGCTGCCCCAGGTCGAGGGCGAGCCGACGTTCCCCACCAGCCAGCAGGTCGACGCGGCCAAGGCCAAGCTGGCGAGCGGCTGGGACGCCGCGATCTCGGGATGA
- a CDS encoding ABC transporter permease — translation MSRSLTGGRPGARSRGWLGALPLLAFFALVFGVPAAALAAGAFTAQGRPSLDNLALSLRGGYLTALLGSVKLSAVVALAGAVLGTFLAHAVVTSRFRLLREAVLTASGVLANFGGVPLAFFWIATLGNSGVVSGLVGLPSGSLYTFWGLAVVYLYFSIPLMVLAMAPALDGLRPQWREAAANNGATAWHYWRYVGLPVLAPAMLGGVVLLFGSAFSAYATANAMVGTVVPLVTLKIAAALTGDVLIGYENIALALSLDMIVVAGLVMAIYLPLQRRTSRWLH, via the coding sequence ATGAGCCGCTCCCTCACGGGCGGCCGGCCGGGAGCCCGGTCGCGGGGATGGCTGGGGGCGCTGCCGCTGCTGGCGTTCTTCGCGCTCGTCTTCGGCGTCCCCGCCGCCGCGCTGGCGGCGGGGGCGTTCACCGCGCAGGGGCGGCCGAGCCTGGACAACCTGGCGCTGAGCCTGCGCGGCGGCTACCTGACCGCCCTGCTCGGCAGCGTGAAGCTGTCGGCGGTGGTGGCGCTGGCCGGGGCCGTGCTCGGCACGTTCCTCGCCCACGCCGTCGTGACCTCGCGCTTCCGGCTGCTGCGCGAGGCGGTGCTGACCGCCTCCGGCGTGCTCGCCAACTTCGGCGGGGTGCCGCTGGCGTTCTTCTGGATCGCCACGCTCGGCAACTCCGGCGTGGTCAGCGGGCTGGTCGGGCTGCCGTCGGGCTCGCTGTACACGTTCTGGGGGCTCGCCGTGGTCTACCTGTACTTCTCGATCCCGCTGATGGTGCTGGCCATGGCGCCGGCGCTGGACGGGCTGCGCCCGCAGTGGCGGGAGGCGGCGGCCAACAACGGGGCCACGGCCTGGCACTACTGGCGGTACGTGGGGCTTCCGGTGCTGGCCCCGGCCATGCTGGGCGGGGTGGTGCTGCTGTTCGGCTCGGCCTTCTCCGCCTACGCCACCGCCAACGCCATGGTCGGCACCGTCGTGCCGCTCGTCACCCTCAAGATCGCCGCCGCGCTCACCGGCGACGTGCTGATCGGCTACGAGAACATCGCGCTCGCCCTCAGCCTCGACATGATCGTGGTGGCCGGCCTGGTGATGGCGATCTACCTGCCGCTGCAGAGGAGGACGTCGCGATGGCTGCACTGA
- a CDS encoding ABC transporter permease, which translates to MAALTGLEPVAAAPARAPRARVWRGAVFLVAGLYFLVPLGASLWYTLHSPAAGVSFAPYAELLTAEGFARSLLLSLGLAAATIAVVLLLALPAMLAARLFAPRLRPVLEVLCTLPLVVPPITFVAGLATSLRTGTEVLAPTPFWATIIAVQDPGFPVVLVLAYVVLVLPFVYRSLDAGLRTMDVRTLVEAARNLGASWPYVLFRVVVPNLRSALASASFLTLALVLGEYTVASLLGYEPFAVWIVTVSGSRGQLSVAVSILSLLIIWLLLLAVSTVFGRERKS; encoded by the coding sequence ATGGCTGCACTGACCGGGCTGGAGCCGGTCGCCGCCGCCCCCGCCCGCGCGCCCCGGGCCCGGGTCTGGCGCGGGGCCGTGTTCCTGGTGGCCGGGCTCTACTTCCTGGTGCCGCTCGGGGCCTCGCTCTGGTACACGCTCCACTCGCCCGCGGCCGGGGTGTCGTTCGCGCCGTACGCCGAGCTGCTGACCGCCGAGGGGTTCGCCCGCTCGCTGCTGCTGTCGCTGGGGCTCGCGGCGGCCACCATCGCCGTGGTGCTGCTGCTGGCGCTGCCGGCGATGCTCGCGGCGCGGCTGTTCGCGCCGCGGCTGCGGCCGGTCCTGGAGGTGTTGTGCACGCTGCCGCTGGTGGTGCCGCCGATCACGTTCGTGGCGGGGCTGGCGACGTCGCTGCGGACCGGGACCGAGGTGCTGGCGCCGACGCCGTTCTGGGCCACGATCATCGCGGTGCAGGACCCGGGGTTCCCGGTCGTGCTGGTGCTGGCGTACGTGGTGCTGGTGCTGCCGTTCGTGTACCGGTCGCTGGACGCGGGACTGCGCACGATGGACGTGCGCACGCTCGTGGAGGCGGCCCGCAACCTGGGCGCCTCGTGGCCGTACGTGCTGTTCCGGGTGGTCGTGCCCAACCTGCGCTCGGCGCTCGCCAGCGCGTCGTTCCTGACGCTGGCGCTGGTGCTGGGCGAGTACACCGTCGCGAGCCTGCTGGGGTACGAGCCGTTCGCGGTGTGGATCGTGACCGTCTCCGGGTCGCGCGGGCAGCTCTCGGTGGCCGTGTCCATCCTCAGCCTGCTCATCATCTGGCTGCTCCTGCTGGCCGTGTCCACCGTCTTCGGTAGGGAGAGGAAATCATGA
- a CDS encoding ABC transporter ATP-binding protein, whose translation MSGSASVEFRGLRRVFGRTVALDGLDLVIAPGEFVALLGPSGCGKTTALRCVAGFERPDSGAVLVDGRDITGVPASKRDAGMVFQSYSLFPNLNARDNVAFGLRVRKVPTATRRARADELLELVGLPQHADRYPHQLSGGQQQRVALARALALEPRVLLLDEPLSALDAKVRVTLREEIRRLQLGLGITTIFVTHDQEEALSVADRVAVLRDGRLEQVGAPAEVYDRPATPFVAEFVGTMNHLAGRMDGDRVRVLGRLLPVDGPAPGPGPAEVDVLVRPEAVQVTPLAAGGTDEDGDGGDGDGGEVAEVIAASFRGASVRLRLAVAGGEVLADVPGHEAVRLGPGTRVAVRLVERPVLVAARTVTAPSPVVAADAV comes from the coding sequence ATGAGCGGGTCGGCCTCGGTCGAGTTCAGGGGGCTGCGGCGGGTCTTCGGGCGGACGGTCGCGCTCGACGGCCTCGACCTCGTCATCGCGCCCGGCGAGTTCGTCGCCCTGCTCGGGCCGTCGGGCTGCGGCAAGACGACCGCGCTGCGGTGCGTGGCCGGGTTCGAGCGGCCCGACTCCGGCGCGGTGCTCGTGGACGGCAGGGACATCACCGGCGTGCCGGCCAGCAAACGCGACGCCGGCATGGTCTTCCAGTCGTACTCGCTGTTCCCCAACCTGAACGCCCGCGACAACGTCGCCTTCGGCCTGCGCGTGCGCAAGGTGCCCACCGCCACCCGGCGGGCCCGCGCGGACGAGCTGCTGGAGCTGGTCGGCCTGCCCCAGCACGCCGACCGCTACCCGCACCAGCTGTCCGGCGGGCAGCAGCAGCGGGTCGCGCTGGCCCGCGCGCTCGCGCTGGAACCGCGCGTGCTGCTGCTGGACGAGCCCCTGTCGGCGCTGGACGCCAAGGTGCGCGTCACGCTGCGCGAGGAGATCCGGCGGCTCCAGCTCGGCCTCGGCATCACCACGATCTTCGTCACGCACGACCAGGAGGAGGCGCTGTCGGTCGCCGACCGGGTGGCGGTGCTGCGGGACGGGCGGCTGGAGCAGGTGGGGGCGCCCGCCGAGGTGTACGACCGGCCCGCCACGCCGTTCGTCGCGGAGTTCGTCGGCACCATGAACCACCTGGCGGGGCGGATGGACGGAGACCGGGTGCGGGTGCTGGGCCGGCTCCTGCCCGTGGACGGGCCCGCGCCAGGACCCGGTCCGGCGGAGGTGGACGTGCTGGTCCGGCCGGAGGCGGTCCAGGTGACGCCGCTCGCCGCGGGCGGGACCGACGAGGACGGGGACGGCGGGGACGGGGACGGGGGCGAGGTCGCCGAGGTGATCGCGGCCTCCTTCCGCGGCGCGTCCGTCCGCCTGCGGCTCGCCGTGGCCGGCGGCGAGGTGCTGGCCGACGTGCCCGGGCACGAGGCGGTCCGGCTCGGCCCTGGGACGCGCGTCGCGGTGCGGCTCGTGGAACGTCCCGTGCTGGTGGCGGCCCGCACGGTCACGGCGCCCTCCCCCGTCGTGGCCGCCGATGCGGTCTGA
- a CDS encoding HAD family hydrolase, translating to MRSDPDAVLLDLDGTLVDTEGLWWEAAAAVAASLGRRLTRADVPHVLGRTAADTAAHLLPGPAPDGAGALAERLIDDYAARLAGDVPVMPGAHALLTGLAAAAIPTALVSASPRRVVDLLLPRLRHAFHLVITDEDTTRGKPHPDPYLEAARRLGAAPGRCVAIEDSPAGVAAATAASCRVLVAGPSGLPSLARVRACLADGAG from the coding sequence ATGCGGTCTGACCCCGACGCCGTCCTGCTGGACCTGGACGGGACGCTGGTCGACACCGAGGGGCTGTGGTGGGAGGCGGCCGCCGCCGTCGCCGCGTCCCTCGGGCGGCGGCTGACCCGGGCCGACGTCCCGCACGTCCTCGGCCGCACCGCCGCCGACACCGCCGCCCACCTCCTCCCTGGCCCGGCCCCGGACGGCGCCGGGGCGCTGGCCGAGCGGCTGATCGACGACTACGCCGCGCGCCTCGCCGGCGACGTGCCCGTGATGCCGGGCGCGCACGCCCTCCTCACCGGCCTGGCCGCCGCCGCCATCCCGACCGCCCTGGTCAGCGCCTCCCCGCGCCGCGTGGTCGACCTGCTGCTCCCCCGCCTGCGCCACGCGTTCCACCTGGTCATCACGGACGAGGACACGACGCGCGGCAAGCCCCACCCGGACCCGTACCTGGAGGCCGCCCGCCGCCTCGGCGCGGCCCCGGGCCGCTGCGTCGCCATCGAGGACAGCCCGGCCGGCGTCGCGGCGGCCACCGCGGCGAGCTGCCGGGTGCTGGTCGCCGGCCCGTCGGGGCTGCCGTCGCTGGCCCGCGTGCGGGCCTGCCTGGCCGACGGGGCCGGGTGA